A stretch of Chitinophaga caeni DNA encodes these proteins:
- a CDS encoding YqgE/AlgH family protein: MASISPGKLLIADPFLKDPHFHRSIVLLCDHEEDEGSYGLILNKPLEGNLQQLLPDVSNDQFPIYYGGPVQVNSLQFIHRSPGLLEGSVELQNGLFLGGDFDQLMEKLKLNTVDPGLIKFFIGYSGWGEGQLAGELKEHSWILSNAIDIPLVFDKEEQEAWKQALRDTDNPDIAIMANYPIDPQLN, translated from the coding sequence ATGGCTTCTATTTCTCCTGGAAAATTGTTGATTGCAGATCCGTTTTTAAAAGATCCCCACTTTCATCGCAGCATCGTCCTGCTCTGCGACCATGAAGAAGATGAAGGCAGCTATGGGCTGATTCTCAACAAACCATTAGAAGGCAATTTGCAACAGTTATTACCCGATGTTTCCAACGATCAATTCCCAATTTATTACGGAGGCCCGGTACAAGTGAACAGCTTGCAGTTTATCCACAGGTCGCCCGGTTTACTCGAAGGGAGCGTCGAATTGCAAAATGGCTTATTCCTAGGCGGCGACTTTGATCAGTTGATGGAAAAGTTAAAATTAAATACGGTAGACCCGGGCCTGATCAAGTTTTTCATCGGCTATTCCGGTTGGGGAGAAGGACAATTGGCCGGGGAGCTCAAGGAACATAGCTGGATATTGAGCAATGCTATTGATATCCCGCTGGTATTTGACAAGGAAGAGCAGGAAGCCTGGAAGCAGGCATTGCGTGATACGGACAACCCCGATATTGCCATCATGGCTAATTATCCCATCGATCCGCAACTGAACTAG
- the atpD gene encoding F0F1 ATP synthase subunit beta: protein MPNTGKIKQIIGPVVDVHFDGNLPEIYNALELTRENGQKIILEVQQHLGEDSVRTVSMDSTDGLVRGMEVVDKGAPIKMPIGDQIKGRLFNVVGEAIDGLGQLDSSNGYPIHRQPPKFEDLATETEVLFTGIKVIDLIEPYAKGGKIGLFGGAGVGKTVLIQELINNIAKGHEGLSVFAGVGERTREGNDLMREMIEAGIVKYGEKFIESMEHGGWDLASVDKDALAASQATFVFGQMNEPPGARARVALSGLTMAEYFRDGDGSAGGGKDILFFVDNIFRFTQAGSEVSALLGRMPSAVGYQPTLATEMGLMQERITSTKNGSITSVQAVYVPADDLTDPAPATTFSHLDATTVLSRKISDKGIYPAVDPLDSTSRILSPTVVGEAHYNCAQRVKMILQRYKELQDIIAILGMDELSDEDKLTVSRARRVERFLSQPFHVAEQFTGLKGVLVPIEETIRGFNMIMDGEVDEYPEAAFNLVGTIDDAIAKGKKLLSDAKK, encoded by the coding sequence ATGCCTAACACAGGTAAGATCAAACAAATCATCGGTCCCGTAGTGGACGTTCATTTTGACGGAAATTTGCCCGAAATCTACAACGCCCTTGAATTGACCCGTGAAAACGGACAAAAAATCATCCTCGAAGTACAACAACACTTAGGTGAGGACAGTGTTCGTACCGTGTCAATGGACTCTACGGACGGCCTTGTACGTGGCATGGAAGTAGTAGATAAAGGCGCTCCTATCAAGATGCCGATCGGTGATCAGATTAAGGGTCGTTTATTTAACGTGGTAGGTGAAGCTATCGACGGATTGGGTCAGTTGGATAGCAGCAATGGGTATCCGATCCACCGCCAACCGCCAAAATTTGAAGATTTAGCAACTGAAACTGAAGTATTATTCACTGGTATCAAGGTGATCGATTTGATCGAACCATACGCAAAAGGTGGTAAAATCGGTCTTTTCGGTGGTGCGGGTGTTGGTAAAACCGTATTGATCCAGGAATTGATTAATAATATCGCGAAAGGCCACGAAGGTCTGTCCGTTTTTGCAGGTGTAGGTGAAAGAACCCGTGAAGGTAATGACTTGATGCGTGAGATGATCGAAGCGGGTATCGTGAAATACGGTGAGAAATTCATCGAATCCATGGAGCACGGTGGCTGGGATTTAGCTTCCGTAGATAAAGATGCGTTGGCTGCTTCGCAAGCTACTTTCGTATTCGGACAGATGAACGAACCCCCGGGTGCGCGTGCCCGTGTAGCTTTGTCTGGTTTGACCATGGCGGAATATTTCCGTGATGGCGACGGTTCTGCCGGTGGTGGTAAAGATATCCTGTTCTTCGTGGACAACATCTTCCGTTTCACCCAAGCTGGTTCCGAAGTATCTGCCCTTTTAGGTCGTATGCCTTCCGCGGTAGGTTACCAACCAACATTGGCTACGGAGATGGGGCTGATGCAAGAGCGTATCACTTCTACTAAAAATGGTTCCATCACTTCCGTACAGGCGGTTTACGTACCTGCGGATGACTTGACGGATCCGGCTCCCGCAACAACATTCTCCCACTTGGATGCGACAACGGTATTAAGCCGTAAGATTTCCGATAAAGGTATCTACCCGGCGGTGGATCCATTGGATTCTACTTCCCGTATCTTGTCTCCAACCGTAGTTGGTGAAGCGCACTATAACTGTGCTCAACGTGTGAAAATGATCTTGCAACGTTATAAAGAGTTACAAGATATCATCGCGATCCTCGGTATGGATGAATTAAGTGACGAAGATAAATTAACAGTATCCCGTGCCCGTCGTGTTGAGCGTTTCTTATCTCAACCGTTCCACGTGGCAGAGCAATTTACCGGTTTGAAAGGGGTATTGGTGCCGATCGAAGAAACAATCCGTGGTTTCAATATGATCATGGATGGTGAAGTGGATGAATATCCTGAAGCAGCGTTCAACCTTGTTGGTACCATCGATGATGCTATCGCGAAAGGTAAGAAGTTGTTGTCTGATGCTAAGAAATAA
- the atpC gene encoding ATP synthase F1 subunit epsilon translates to MLLEILTPERKLYSGEVYGVQLPGIDGSFEVLDKHAPLIAALGKGGMKILKDKNSAEHYTISGGFVEVLNNKATVLVEGAAK, encoded by the coding sequence ATGCTATTAGAAATATTAACACCGGAAAGAAAACTATACTCAGGAGAAGTGTACGGAGTGCAATTGCCGGGTATAGACGGTTCTTTCGAAGTCCTCGATAAACACGCCCCACTCATCGCTGCATTGGGTAAAGGTGGTATGAAGATTTTGAAAGATAAAAATAGCGCCGAACACTACACCATTTCTGGCGGATTCGTAGAAGTGTTGAATAATAAGGCTACTGTTTTAGTCGAAGGTGCAGCGAAATAA